The genomic region ACAAGCGCACAGTAAATCAGATAACTTATTATCAGCCGGATTTTTCGATTTGTCTTGATTTAAATTTTAATTTTCAATTTTGAAAAACAACACTAAACAATTTTGAAATTTAACTATTTTTTAGTTTTATTACGAAAAATTCTGTAATATGTTGGAGAAACGCCGAATTTATTTTTAAAATACGTGCAAAAATACGAGTAGTTTGCAAAACCCGCTTCGCGCCTAACTTCGTCTATCGTTTTGTCGGTACGGGTGAGCAGATCTATGGCAAGGGCAAGCCTTTCTTCGCCTATAACATCGTTAAAAGATTTCCCCGTAGTCTGACGGTATATGGAACGGGTATAATTCAGCGACAACCCCACGTAATCGGCTATCATATCGGAATTGAGCATGGTATTTTTAATGTTGTCTTTAATATACCTGTTTATAACGGTAACGATTTCGAGGTTTTTTGAGCTTTTACCGGCCTCCCGGCTTTGCAGCAATACCCGTCTTATGCGCTCCGAAATTTCAGTCAAACCCTGAATTTCTTCAAGCGTGGAAATATCTTCCGACAGAGCGGTCATGCCTCCTGATAAGTACAAGTTTATTTCATTATGCAGATATTGATTTAAAATATACACCAGATTTGTAATAAACAGGTTAAAACTGAACCAGGAAGGATTCTCCTTCATCGCAGCGATCGCCTTTTCCATATAAAGCATAAACTGTTTGTCGTCTTTATTTACGAGAGCCGTTTCAAATTCGTGAATATTTATGACCGTCATTTCCGGATATCGTCTTGAAGCGTAATCCACACTGCCCCTGTTTATCAGATACCGCTCTTTCATCATCTCTTTTAAATGGGACGCTTCCTGCGGCAAGTCGCTCATGTTTACCGTTTCTTCGGCTACGACGGCAGTAAGATCCGCGTCAAACCTTTGCTTTACGACGTCTTTGAATCCGCAAAGTTTTACATAAATTCCGTTCGGACTCAGCGACGAAATCCATAAAAACAACAGATCGTCAAGGCTTATGAGCTGCCCTTTTTTTTGTAAATAACCCGCGGCCGAAAGATATACGTTTTTTTGAAGTTCGCCGCGATCTACAGTCGACATTAATTTAAGTTTTTTAGGCGTTACTCTAAAAATAGAAACTCCGTACTCGTACACCTTGGAGATCGGAAGTTCAACCTTGCTCAATTTGCCCTGCACGTACGACAAAAGCCTTCTTTCATAGCTCAATGAAAGGTCGACTTTTTGCGACACGATTATTATCGCAATGATTGCCGCAAAAAAAACGGCTATCGTTACAAAGACGATATTTTTAATAAAAGTGTAAAACCCGTGCATAAGCTGTGAATAGGGAATAATATAAAAAAGCCGCCATCCCATAGTCGGCTGATCTTCGTAACAGATAAAATATTTTTCTCCTTCGCTCGACAGCTTTACATATCCCCCGCTTTTTTCTTGGCTTATGGGAAGGGAGCAAATTCTGTCGTAAATGGAAGACTGTTTTACCGGTGTGTTAAAGAACGACGGATCTGGATGCGATAAAAAATACCTGCGATAATCGGTAATAAAAAATGACGGTTTCATTTCCCCCGTCTTCTGGGTGAATAATTCCCTCGCATTTGATTCGGAAAGGTTTACAACTAAGGCGTAGCTTTTGGCGGCGTTGTTTGTTTTGTGAGAAATCGTCATGGTGTACAAATTTTCTTCTTTGGATTCGTCGGTATTCGTGTAGTCGGCTCTTGAAAAAAAACTTGTGGTTCTCATCGTAAAAGTCATGGGCCGTTGTCCCGTCTGCTCCAAAAACGAATCAAGATTTTTATCGCTGTAGCACGTAACGCCTTCGTAGCCCGCATAGGACGAAAAATATCCGAAAACTCCGTTATAAAGATATATCGAATGGATATAACCGTTTCTTGCAACCGTACGGTCGATCAGAGCTCCCACTTTTACGAATGTTTCATATTTTCCGTCTTGATCATGCCCGGAATTGCAAAAAAGGTAATCCTGTATTTCTTTGGTTTCAAAAAGCGCATTTAACGTGGGCATCGTGTTCATGCGCATCTGCTGATACAAAGAACTCACCATAGTCAGCGACAATTCATATTGTTCGGCAATGCTTTTTTCTCTGTTGGATATATATGTAACGGAAATCAAAAAAGTTATTATCAATACGCAAACCGTCGTCAAAGCGGTAACGGGAATAAATATTCTTAAAAAACGCGATCTGCCTTTACCTGTGATTAAATTTGACAAGACTCGCCTCCCGTAAGTTTTTTCATTTCATCAGGTTCGTTCAGGCTTATCTTTTTCATATTGCCCTCGCCGATCAGCCCTGTTATTATTGCTCTTATGGAATACATTGTAATGGGAATTTCCTCCGCCGTCATCATTGCAGCCCTGATGTATTTTGGAAATATCTACAAAAAACCGAAATTCCGCTCTTCTTCTAAAAATATTCCGCGCAAAATAATATCCGTATGTCCTCTATGCCAAACGTCCCTTCTCACAGGTGAAAATCTGTATTCAAAAGTATACAGACCTATGACCGTCCCCGATCAACGCTGTACTGTATCAGGCTGTCCTTACTGCTATCCTAAATGCGCTCCTAATTTAAAACGAATCTGTCCCGTCTGCCATAAAGCCGTCCCGTCGGACGGTTATTTAATCGCCCGCCTGTTCAACAAGCCCGACGGCAAAAAACACGTCCACGTCTTGGGCTGCACGGAATGTTTTAAAAACGCAAAAAAAAATACATGATTTTTATAAATTCGCTTAATTCTTTTTTTTAATCTCCGATCATTATGGTATAGGGTGGTAAAACCCGGTACACGACCTGCAAGGGTTTGTACCAGAAAAACCAAATTTCAAGTCTTTATAGGAGATTCTTTATGGTTATTAATCACAATATGAGCGCTATGTTCGCTCAGCGTGTACAGGGTAACACGAATTTAAGCAACCAGAAAAACATCGAAAAGCTTTCTTCCGGGGAAAAAATCAACCGCGCAGGCGACGATGCTTCCGGTCTTGCGGTTTCCGAAAAAATGCGCTCACAGATCCGCGGTTTAAATCAGGCCGCATTGAACGCGCAGAACGGTATTTCCTTCATCCAGACAACCGAAGGCTATTTGCAGGAAACGACCGATATCATTCAGCGCATACGCGAACTGGCGGTTCAGTCTTCCAACGGTATTTACACGGACGAAGACCGCATGCAGATCCAGGTTGAAGTTTCGTCTTTGATCGCTGAAGTCGACAGAATCGCAAGCGCAGCGCAATTTAACGGCATGAACATGCTCACAGGCCGCTTTGCGCGTCCTACCGGAGAAAACAACGTTACGGCTTCCATGTGGCTGCATATCGGCGCAAATATGGATCAGCGCACGCAGGTATACATAGGAACAATGACCGCGACGTCTCTCGGTCTTCGCAATATCGGAGACGAATCTATCATGACGTTGGAATCGCCCGACGATGCGAACCGCGCGATCGGAACCTTGGACGAGGCCATTAAAAAGATCAACAAGCAGCGTGCGGATCTCGGCGCCTACCAGAATCGTCTTGAAAAGACAGTCGTAGGTCTTAATATAAGCGCCGAAAACCTTCAGGCGTCGGAAAGCCGCATACGCGACACCGACATGGCAAAGGAAATGGTCGACTTTACGAAGAACCAAGTCCTCTCTCAGGCGGGCACGGCTATGATCGCACAGGCGAACCAGACAAGTCAAAACGTCTTGAGCCTGCTCAGATAGTAAAAATACTGCCGGTAAAATTCCGGTCTTTGCATCGGAAAACGGCAGTTCACAGGTTTTATCGAACTTGGCAAGCGACGCCCGTAAGTTAACGGTTTAACTTACGGGCGTTTTTTTGTATAAAACCGGACGTTCCGTCCTATTGGCGGTTGTTTGTTAAGACTGGACGCATCGCGTCCAATTAACGATTTTCCAGCCGCTGTCCTTCGGCGAAATTTCAGCGTAGGGAATTTTAAAAACCCGTGCGCCCTCTAAAGCTGCGGGCGAGCGTAAGCTTATCCGCATATTCCAAGTCTCCTCCTACAGGAAGTCCTGAAGCTAGCCTTGTAACTTTTACGCCCGTTCTGTCCGTCAAAAGTCTGTGCAGATATAAGGCCGTCGTATCGCCTTCCACTGTGGGATTTGTCGCAATTATAACTTCTTTTACATAACCTTCCTGAACGCGGGAAATTAAAGCGGCGATGGAAAGTTTATCAGGTCCTATTCCTTCAAGAGGAGCTATAACTCCGCCTAAAACATGGAACAGTCCGTTATATTCACGGGAATTTTCTATTGTCTGAACGTCTTGCGGCTGCTCTACCACACAGATAAGGCTTTTATCCCGCAGGATATCCGAGCATATAGGGCAAGGATCCTTTTCCGTCCACGCGCCGCAGATCGAACAAGGTTTTATTCTGTCCTGCAAAGTCAAAATTTGGTGAGAAAAGGATTGGTTAAACGATCGGTCGGCTCTTAAAAGATAATTCGCTATCCTTCCCGCACTTTTTTTACCTATGCCGGGAAGTCTGGAAAAGGATTCCGTCAATTCTTCAAGTGCATTCATTTTACGCGCCCATCCCCGGAAGCTGCAAACCGCCTAGCATAGGCCCGAGTCTGTTTTTTATTTCCTGCTGAATGCGTTCCATAGCATCGTGATGAGCGGCTATGATAAGATCCTGCAGCATTGGTATATCCCTGTTGTCTACGCAAAGGGGATCAAGTTTTATGCCTGTGATCTGCATTTTGCCGTTTACGGTAATCTGAACCATGTTTCCCCCTGAAGAACCCGTCGCAGAAATTCCTTCCAACTGCGCCTGCGCTTTTTCCAATTGTTCTTGAATAACCTGAGGATTTTTTAACAGATCGAAAGGGTTCATATTTTTCCTCCAACTATAGTCCCTCTAAATACTTTACAAATCATGTCCACCTTTTGCGGAATTTCCTGTTTTACGACGGTTTGTCGATCGTCCGCTTTTATTTTGACACGAAACACCACGGGCATGCCGCAGATTTTGTTTACGAGTTCCGAAATAACTTTGCTCTGACGCTCAAGCTGCCCTTTTTTGAATTCCGAATCAACTTCAGCCGATATTTCGTTTCCGTTTGAAAGTTTGAAATCCGCCTGCATCACGGCCGACGCCGTAAAGCCGTCGTCGTTCTTAGTCAATTCCCGGATAATCGCATTCTTTATATCTTCCGATTTTTCTACCGGAGAGGTCGCCGCTGTTTGTTGAGGCGGCAGGGCTCCGCCTAATTCAAAAGGGTCTGCGCTATCCTCCTCTTCGTAAGGCACGTCGGGGGAAATGTCGGGATACGGATCGGAATATGTTTCAAAAGAAGGCTCCTGCGGGGAATAAGCGGTTTCTGCGGTTTTCGTTTCCGTCTGCACGCTCCGCTGCAAATTTGCTTTGCTTAAAGCGGAAAAAGTAGTCACGCCTTCAAGGGCCGCTCCGCCGGAATCCGGAGAGCCGCTGTCGGGACGGCCGTTACCATTGCCGTTGCCCTGTTGCGTCGAATTTTCCTCCGTCCCGGTTACGCTTCCCGCATTGTTTCCCAACAAGACCGTTCTCGCAGCATCAATCGATTTTTTTACTTCCGCCTGAGAAACATATTCTTTCAGCCAGCACAGCCTTGAAAATGCAAGTTCCGTCTCGTAACGCGGAGAAAGAGAATAACGTATGTCGCGATAAAGCTGCAAAAAAAGAGAAAGCGCTCTTTCAATCTGGATGCAAGTCCACGCCTCAATCACATCCTTGCTGTAACGTTCGGGAGACTGTCCGAGCAGGGCTTCTTTTTTTATTCCGTTTTTTAAAAGCAAAACGCTTCTCAAATAATCCGCGCTGTTTGAAATAAGCTGTTCGATCGAAATTCCCGACTGCAAATATTCATCAAGAGTATTTATAACATCGGCATTGTCGCCCTGTACGCATTTTTCAAAGAGTTTGTTCAGGCGGTCGATGCCTACCAATCCCAGCTTGTCAAGAATTTTTTCGTAAGTGATAAAGGAATCGCTGAACGCCGCAACCTGATCAAAAAGCGTGTAAGCGTCTCTTACGCTTCCGGTCGATTCGCGTGCAATCCAATAAAGAGCCTCTTCTTCGGCCCTTACTCCTAGTTCCGAAGCGGTCTCTGCCAACAGTTCTTTTATCTGTTCTACGGAAACCAGACGAAAATTAAATTGCTGACACCGGCTTTTTATTGTCGCCGGAACCTTTTGAAGCTCCGTAGTCGCAAAAATAAATACGACATAGGGCGGCGGCTCTTCTATGGTCTTTAAAAGCGCGTTAAAAGCGCTTACGGAAAGCATGTGAACTTCATCGATTATGTATATTTTATATCTGCATGAGTTCGGAGGAAATTGTACTTCGTCTTTGATCTGCCGCACGTCGTTTACGCTTGTGTTTGAAGCGCCGTCAATTTCAATCACATCCATGCTTGAGCCTTTTGTGATTTCGGTGCAAGCCGTACAGGTGCAGCACGGAGACTCTACGGCCCTATCGCTGCTTTGGCAGTTTAAGGCTTTTGCAAGTATGCGGGCGGTAGAAGTTTTTCCGCAGCCGCGCGGGCCTGAAAACAAATATGCGTGCGCGATTTTTCCCGATTTAATAGAATTTTTTAACGTAGCTGCGACAAATTCCTGTCCGACAAGATCTTCAAAATGCTGCGGCCTGCGTCTGGTCGCCGTAATCTCATAAGCCATACAGGTATGATACATGAAATTGCAGGATTAATGAAGCTCCCGAGGCACACTTAACCGCCGGCATTTAACTTGCTAATAGATGGATAATAATATATTATTGTAAGAACTTTCATTTTCTTTACGGAGGCTATTAATTATGGATAAGGTTGTAACATTCGGTGAAATCATGCTGCGTTTGGCGCCTGAGGGCTGGTATCGTTTTACACAGGTAGATAAATTCGGCGCTACTTTCGGCGGCGGCGAAGCGAACGTTGCCGTTTCTTTGGCAAATTACGGATTTGACGCGTGCTTCGTCACAAAACTGCCGGACAATCCGATCGGGCAGTCTGCAATCAACAGTCTTCGCCGCTTCGGAGTAAACACAAGCTACATAGCCCGCGGAGGCGACAGGGTTGGCATTTACTATCTTGAAAAAGGCGCTTCTCAGCGCGGATCGGTATGCGTTTATGATCGCGCGCATTCTTCCATTCAGGAAGCAAAAGCGTCCGATTTTGATTGGGACAATATTTTCAAGGGGGCAAAGTGGTTCCACGTTACCGGCATTACTCCCGCGCTCGGACAGAATATCGTAGACATAACCGTTGAAGCATGCAAGGCTGCAAAAAAGGCTGGCGTTACGGTTTCCTGCGACCTTAACTATCGCGGCAAACTGTGGACACGCGATCAGGCGCGTAAAGCTATGACCGAAATTTGCAAATACGTGGACGTGTGCATAAGCAATGAAGAAGATGCAAAAGACGTCTTCGGAATTGAAGCTGAAAACACGGATATAAACAGCGGAAAATTGAATAAAGAAGGATACAAGAGCGTAGCAAAACAGCTTGCGGACAAATTCGGCTTTAAAAAAGTTGCAATAACGCTCCGCACATCCATCAGCGCAACGTTTAATAACTGGGCGGGACTTCTCTATGACGGAAAAGATTTCTGTTTCAGTAGAGAATACGAGATGTTCATCGTAGACCGCGTAGGCGGCGGCGACAGCTTCGGCGGAGGTCTCATCTATGCGCTTTTAAAAGGAAAATCGACGCAGGAAGCCGTTGACTTTGCAGTTGCGGCAAGCTGCTTAAAGCACACGATCGAAGGCGACTTCAACGCTGTTTCCGTAAGCGAAGTTGAAAAACTCGCCGGAGGAAACGCATCGGGACGCGT from Treponema parvum harbors:
- a CDS encoding flagellin, with amino-acid sequence MVINHNMSAMFAQRVQGNTNLSNQKNIEKLSSGEKINRAGDDASGLAVSEKMRSQIRGLNQAALNAQNGISFIQTTEGYLQETTDIIQRIRELAVQSSNGIYTDEDRMQIQVEVSSLIAEVDRIASAAQFNGMNMLTGRFARPTGENNVTASMWLHIGANMDQRTQVYIGTMTATSLGLRNIGDESIMTLESPDDANRAIGTLDEAIKKINKQRADLGAYQNRLEKTVVGLNISAENLQASESRIRDTDMAKEMVDFTKNQVLSQAGTAMIAQANQTSQNVLSLLR
- a CDS encoding helix-turn-helix domain-containing protein, translating into MSNLITGKGRSRFLRIFIPVTALTTVCVLIITFLISVTYISNREKSIAEQYELSLTMVSSLYQQMRMNTMPTLNALFETKEIQDYLFCNSGHDQDGKYETFVKVGALIDRTVARNGYIHSIYLYNGVFGYFSSYAGYEGVTCYSDKNLDSFLEQTGQRPMTFTMRTTSFFSRADYTNTDESKEENLYTMTISHKTNNAAKSYALVVNLSESNARELFTQKTGEMKPSFFITDYRRYFLSHPDPSFFNTPVKQSSIYDRICSLPISQEKSGGYVKLSSEGEKYFICYEDQPTMGWRLFYIIPYSQLMHGFYTFIKNIVFVTIAVFFAAIIAIIIVSQKVDLSLSYERRLLSYVQGKLSKVELPISKVYEYGVSIFRVTPKKLKLMSTVDRGELQKNVYLSAAGYLQKKGQLISLDDLLFLWISSLSPNGIYVKLCGFKDVVKQRFDADLTAVVAEETVNMSDLPQEASHLKEMMKERYLINRGSVDYASRRYPEMTVINIHEFETALVNKDDKQFMLYMEKAIAAMKENPSWFSFNLFITNLVYILNQYLHNEINLYLSGGMTALSEDISTLEEIQGLTEISERIRRVLLQSREAGKSSKNLEIVTVINRYIKDNIKNTMLNSDMIADYVGLSLNYTRSIYRQTTGKSFNDVIGEERLALAIDLLTRTDKTIDEVRREAGFANYSYFCTYFKNKFGVSPTYYRIFRNKTKK
- the recR gene encoding recombination mediator RecR, with the translated sequence MNALEELTESFSRLPGIGKKSAGRIANYLLRADRSFNQSFSHQILTLQDRIKPCSICGAWTEKDPCPICSDILRDKSLICVVEQPQDVQTIENSREYNGLFHVLGGVIAPLEGIGPDKLSIAALISRVQEGYVKEVIIATNPTVEGDTTALYLHRLLTDRTGVKVTRLASGLPVGGDLEYADKLTLARSFRGRTGF
- a CDS encoding sugar kinase; amino-acid sequence: MDKVVTFGEIMLRLAPEGWYRFTQVDKFGATFGGGEANVAVSLANYGFDACFVTKLPDNPIGQSAINSLRRFGVNTSYIARGGDRVGIYYLEKGASQRGSVCVYDRAHSSIQEAKASDFDWDNIFKGAKWFHVTGITPALGQNIVDITVEACKAAKKAGVTVSCDLNYRGKLWTRDQARKAMTEICKYVDVCISNEEDAKDVFGIEAENTDINSGKLNKEGYKSVAKQLADKFGFKKVAITLRTSISATFNNWAGLLYDGKDFCFSREYEMFIVDRVGGGDSFGGGLIYALLKGKSTQEAVDFAVAASCLKHTIEGDFNAVSVSEVEKLAGGNASGRVQR
- the dnaX gene encoding DNA polymerase III subunit gamma/tau produces the protein MAYEITATRRRPQHFEDLVGQEFVAATLKNSIKSGKIAHAYLFSGPRGCGKTSTARILAKALNCQSSDRAVESPCCTCTACTEITKGSSMDVIEIDGASNTSVNDVRQIKDEVQFPPNSCRYKIYIIDEVHMLSVSAFNALLKTIEEPPPYVVFIFATTELQKVPATIKSRCQQFNFRLVSVEQIKELLAETASELGVRAEEEALYWIARESTGSVRDAYTLFDQVAAFSDSFITYEKILDKLGLVGIDRLNKLFEKCVQGDNADVINTLDEYLQSGISIEQLISNSADYLRSVLLLKNGIKKEALLGQSPERYSKDVIEAWTCIQIERALSLFLQLYRDIRYSLSPRYETELAFSRLCWLKEYVSQAEVKKSIDAARTVLLGNNAGSVTGTEENSTQQGNGNGNGRPDSGSPDSGGAALEGVTTFSALSKANLQRSVQTETKTAETAYSPQEPSFETYSDPYPDISPDVPYEEEDSADPFELGGALPPQQTAATSPVEKSEDIKNAIIRELTKNDDGFTASAVMQADFKLSNGNEISAEVDSEFKKGQLERQSKVISELVNKICGMPVVFRVKIKADDRQTVVKQEIPQKVDMICKVFRGTIVGGKI
- a CDS encoding YbaB/EbfC family nucleoid-associated protein, with product MNPFDLLKNPQVIQEQLEKAQAQLEGISATGSSGGNMVQITVNGKMQITGIKLDPLCVDNRDIPMLQDLIIAAHHDAMERIQQEIKNRLGPMLGGLQLPGMGA